The region CATGTGAAGGATGCGGTGTGTGCGTGCGATTTTGTCCTTCCCAGGCTATCGACTTCAACGAAGAAATTTGCGGAGAATGGTTTATCTCCGATACTCGCTTTGGACCGATGGTTCATGCAAAACTTGGCATAGCATCAGAGAACTCCGGAAAATTAGTGACACTTGTTAGAAAAGAAGCCAGACGGATTGCGCAAGAGAAAGGTGCAGAGTATGTGCTGATAGATGGTTCTCCCGGAATTGGATGCCCGGTAATTGCATCGCTTACTGCAGCAAGTCTTGCCCTGATCGTTACAGAACCAACGGTATCAGGTGTTCATGACCTGAGAAGAATCGCAATGTTGACAAAAAAAATGGGGATACCGGCAATGGTTTGCATCAATAAATGGGATATAAACCAATCCATCACAGAAGAGATCAGACAAATTACCGATTCGCTGGGATTGCAATTTGCAGGGCTGTTGCGATATGACAAGGCAGTCACTGCATCCCAAAGACAGCAAAAGACTCTGCCTGAATACAGCTCAGAAGGTGTTGTCAGGGATGTAATGAATGTATGGGAGTGTGTTGTAGGCGCAGCAGAACAGAAAGGTTTTAAAAAAGGAATAGATCACAATGGCAACGAACATTAATGACACTCATGAAGATTCATCAAATCTTATCGAACCAGATAATATGAGACGAATGAATGATCCTGACGGTGCTGCATATATCGAAGG is a window of Fibrobacter sp. DNA encoding:
- a CDS encoding 4Fe-4S binding protein yields the protein MKEIVIISGKGGTGKTSITASFASFAATKAVLADCDVDAADLHLILKPVIRNRTEFRSGYKATIKLDKCTGCGKCLELCRFEAVRDVTTWDKLPGIIYTIDPVACEGCGVCVRFCPSQAIDFNEEICGEWFISDTRFGPMVHAKLGIASENSGKLVTLVRKEARRIAQEKGAEYVLIDGSPGIGCPVIASLTAASLALIVTEPTVSGVHDLRRIAMLTKKMGIPAMVCINKWDINQSITEEIRQITDSLGLQFAGLLRYDKAVTASQRQQKTLPEYSSEGVVRDVMNVWECVVGAAEQKGFKKGIDHNGNEH